A DNA window from Suncus etruscus isolate mSunEtr1 chromosome 8, mSunEtr1.pri.cur, whole genome shotgun sequence contains the following coding sequences:
- the LOC126016343 gene encoding signal recognition particle 14 kDa protein-like translates to MVLLESEQFLTELTRLFQKCRLTGSVFITLKKYDGRTKPTPRKGSLDGFEPADKCLLRATDGKRKISTVVSSKEVNKFQMAYSNLLRANMDGLKKRDKKNKSKKSKAAQ, encoded by the coding sequence ATGGTGCTGTTGGAGAGCGAGCAGTTCCTCACGGAGCTGACCCGGCTCTTCCAGAAGTGCCGGCTCACGGGCAGCGTGTTCATCACCCTCAAGAAGTACGACGGTCGCACCAAGCCCACTCCCAGAAAGGGGTCCCTGGACGGCTTCGAGCCCGCTGACAAGTGTCTGCTAAGAGCCACGGACGGGAAGAGGAAGATCAGCACGGTGGTGAGCTCCAAAGAAGTGAATAAGTTTCAGATGGCTTACTCAAATCTGTTGAGAGCTAACATGGATGGCCTGAAGAAGAGGGACAAAAAGAACAAGAGTAAGAAGAGCAAAGCAGCACAGTGA